From the genome of Stigmatopora nigra isolate UIUO_SnigA chromosome 2, RoL_Snig_1.1, whole genome shotgun sequence:
AAATAGTCTCATTACAGCATCACTAATGAGAAGGGCACAACACTCATGCTAAATATAGTTTGCAGCATACTGTATTTGCGTAAAGCCTAATTGGGAAAGGGAGCCTAGTTAGCCTCACACTCGCTTTGGACTTGAGTCCCTGGCACAATTTTCAGATAAGCGACCAAGTGTTCTTACATCATTAAATGATCCaccaaaacaaatcattttaagATGTCGACATATGATACAAAACGTCAAACATGGACTAAAAGTTACGTTGATGAATAGTAACTCTTCAATGTATGGTAGTAATTCTATTTATATTGAGCAGAGTGTCATAAGTTTAAGTATAATAATACTTCCAGGGTTGAAGACTGTGTTTTCACTTTTCAAaactttgcattttaaaaacttttttttttattattctggaGGTAAAAGTGACGGTTGGACATATCTGGGCTGTCTGATCATGAATAATTACTAAGAAAATCTGTTGCCGTCCTTTCAGTTCTTTCACAGAAGACTGCTGTTGGCTCAAAAGACAGTATACGCATACGTCGCAATATTAACTAGGCCTATACTTGTATAATCTTTTCACAGAAATTAATTTATTGTGctataaagatttttttccactcctaaaacttttttattttatttgtaattgtattatttcatttatctaaccaatgatttttttgcttGTAAAGATGTTAACTGGCTGgctaaaaaaaacggaatatttttaGAAAAGCTTTTAGTCGCCTCATTTACAGTATGTATTCGGCAAGATCTACATGTTTTATGATGAATTTTAaccaatttacttttttttacatactgtGTCACTTATATtgaaggaaaaagaagaagaaattgaCTCAAATGAAGTGCAATGTGAGTATATTCTAATCAGAGAGGATAAAGTGAATGAATTTAGATTAGGGATGCACGATCACGTTTTTGCATGTGCCGATCTTCAATCAGCTACATCTCCAATTTAGATTGCTACTAACCAAGTTTCCAGTTCCCCATTCAAAAGTGGAAGCCCATTTAGAAGCATAAAGCTTTGCAGTAGTACTTCAAATACTCCATCAAATATTCAAACGGGATGATTTGGGAGCACTGTGTTTCCGATATGAGCTATAATTAGATTCCTGTGCATGAAAGGCTTGCGGGGTGttgatcattgtttttttatgaggcGTACGCAGCTATGACTTTTTTTAACCCTGGCAAAATGGTGTGTTGCCATTTTCATAGCAGCAGGAGGGGGTCTCTTTGACAGAAACTGCTGAGCAGTTTGCAACTTTTGATTGGGGACAAAGTTAATGACTGATGGGTGGCATTCATATCATCATTTCCCAAGCCACATAATCTTGTCAAGTGCCCTCGTTTTATTTCAAGTTATCCTTTACTGATGCGAAAATTGAAGTGCTTGTGCCCTCTGCCTCTAGCAATGTGAACTGGAGTTATATTTGTCAACTGCAAAAATGATCAGATCATAGTCAAACTGAACTTTTTACTGAACTATACGATGCATTTGTAAGAGAAGTTGCTGGATAATTTTGGCTACAACAAGAGATTTGGGTggatttttttagaaatgacTAACCCCCCAGCAAGTATTgtttacataataataataaatgaagcaAAAACTAGCAGAAATACTGagtatctttctttttttttttaaaaactaaatttcaGAAGCTTGTGGTTGCCTATTTAGTCTGAAcacaataaatgtataaatgaaaAGGATCATTTTTGTATTGTCATTTCAGACAAATCCTATAATAAACTTTAATTGTCAGAACACATCAATAACGGCAACAAATATGAAAGGAAATAATTCGTTAGCTTGAATCACAGCCTCCAGCTATTCATCtgcctataaaaataatgtggaAACATGTCCAATAAAAACATATTCCATTTTTGGTGATTTCACCTAAAAGCTTGAGTAGTTATCACTTGAAGCCATCaagttgaaaagaaaaaaaaacactttcaaagTGCAATTGCCTTCAAAGCACCAAGCTTTCCTggattattattctttttaaaaataatttgcccACTGCAGTGTGTCTAATGGTCCAAATGTCtaacaaaaatgactaaaagaCAATGAAAGCAACTCCAGGGAGCACAAAACACACACTAGTCAatccaagtttaaaaaaaatatttataatatgaTACACAAGGATATTCTGTGCAATGTAGGGTTGTGAAACCTGTACATTATGAACATTTTGGCGACCTGAAAGCAAGAAAGTGGCTGGTTGGTTTACCAAACCGCGgcataaaacacaaacaaatttcCATTGGAATAAAAAGGCTGTATAGTTCATGGTTACATATTTATATCAAGATATAAAGTGCAATAGGAATGAACACTGACAGCGAAAATGCCTGAAGTGCTCTGTGACTTAAGTGTAAACTGATCACGGATCAACATATGGCGGAAGTCTATTAAGACAAAGTCGGCTACAGATTCCAGGGAGATTTGATGAAATTTATCAAACATTATCAAAAGGTTACCATTTCTGTGCAATATACTGAAAAATATCATCAACAGTTGAATGAGAAATGTCTCCATAGATCCTCTTGTAGACAATTATAAATAGACGTGTTGTCTTTTGCTATACTCAAGCATACGTAGCACCACAGGCTAATTTGCGtatgaaataaaatgagattATTCCTGCCAAAAGAGGAATACAACCTCCTTtgcattagagagagagagagagatagagtaaGAAAATATATGCATTTAGTTAGTGACTACACGGCACGCTGGCTTTTTATAGTTCATCCTTGTTCTCCTTCTGGTTACAAAAGCCGGTGAAGACGGCATCATCACGAAAACAAGGCATCAAGCGGCAGGTCTTCGTGGATTGATCCTTTTAAGACTGTTGGGAACCCTGTTGAAGTGAGAAGACATAATGTCAAACTCTTGCATGCACTTGCATGCATAGTGCATAACAGTAGGACTGTTATTTGAGAGTTCAATGCATTCcatgcaatgttccctctaagctgcgcactactctcgtcttctctgcacagcagcaatcatatgccgcgcagtaaataaaatcccaacTATTTTTTACCCcaatgatggcgccgtttacgcggcaggtgtggcagtagctctgtccactcttgtttttgtgttttacagaatgttttacatgaaaaattagagggaacattgacatgcacctgcttatggcaggtgtgatactgatGTGCCCATAACGAGCCATGTTGATGTCGCACACACTGGTAAtcagtgcactcagggaggttgtctttctgcccagaccaacggaaaATTGGAGGGAACATTGATTCCATGATTTCAATTTTTAGTCATAACATAAAAAAGTTATATACTCCCAACTCTGAGAACAATTCTGTCGGGTCATTCCAAAATCAAGGTGGCCTTTGTTTGGCCATGCTTACCGAGTTGGTCCTTTTGCGCTTCCAGCAGTCAGGATTAAGACGCTTCTGCTCTTCGGCCAAAGCTTTGGCCTCCGTGGTATACAAGCGCCGTTCCTCgctcttcatcttcttccacTTGTCACCCAGGATGACACTAATGGCTCTAGAGAGAAATCAGGGCCAAGATTTTCACATAAGTTAGTGTCTGCAATCCCAGctataaacatgtatatatagaataaaattcacacagtgttgaaaatggcattttttatgTACTGACCATCATTAGTGAACCACTACTAATCACAGCTTGGAATAATAAAATGTTGTTGTATTGCACCATTACAAATCCTCTGTTAATAAAGGTTTTGtcgtttttctttcaaataattGTACTTAATTCATTAATACACATCCATAGTACCATGttaaaatcatgtttaaaaaaaaaactaaaaattaagATGCACTAGTAAACTTAATTAATGACTGAAGGCTTTGAGTTATTCATTACATGGAATCAGTGGAAATAAAAGTGTGTACCTGTTGTCTTTTCCCGGATACATCTGCGTGTACTCCACTCGGTACTTTTTGGCAAACAGCATGAAGGCGTTCATTGGCCGCTTGCATTTTGTGGGTGTAGCACCACCATTACCCCCAGAGGATTGGCTCCTGCTCGACTTGCCGCCCGCCGACTGCAGGGAGCCCGAGTGCCACAATTTGTCGCGGTCCGGACTAGCACCGCCACAGCTGGAGAGGGAGGTCCGGCGCTGGCGAGCCATGCTGCTCAGCACATACACGGCAGACGAGTCCAGCGGGGTGAAGTCATAACTGTGacacaaatacacaattttGCATTGGCCATCTGTAGCTATCAAATGGGAGTCATAGTTGAGCCAAATTTTGACTTTTGTAAAATTTCAAACATCCTACCCAACttttattatttactattataatCATCAGGCGGCTATATCACTCAACAGGCCCTGTGTGTGAAAGCGATTCATACTTAAATAAAGTGATACCACTGTAAAATGTGATAATGGTGACTGAAATTGCCATTGTATTCATTGCAATACGCAGCTTTAGTGTCACCTCGTGGCATCTATAAGGTAGTACATTGAAATGACAAAGACAATTAATTACCTTTTACAACTGACACTGACATAGATGAAAAAGATACtacagtacatatttttttattattcatttattattattatttcaccaATTTATGGGTTTTGACTTTTTGCTGATTAATTGATATGGCTTTTAATGAAAACTATTGTTTGTGGTAAACGCAGTTTCTTCCTTTTCAGTGCACTTACCAAATGGTCGAAGTGATTCTCCAGTCACCATCAATTATCATGGTATGGTTatcttttattgtgtttttttttttaaatattgcctGGGACTAGATTAGACCTATGTACACAACATATCGTAATAATACTGGTGTGTAGGTGATACGTACCTTCTAAATGTATCAAAAACAACCGAATCGTCACATTTAATGGCATCTGGGTGGTTTGGTGGCAGACACGTATCGCCCAGCTGCATCTCGTAGCAAGGAATTCCATGATGCACCACAGTAAGGCTGGGATAAAAGGAGGCCCAACCTGTCAgcacacacagaaaaatattataattaaaacacacatttgaTAATTTAGCTCCAATGGTAGATCAGCCATTAGTTTCCCATACCTTTactttgtacaaaaaaagggTGGTCCAAACGGCATTCGGCAGTTAAGAGACCGTTATCAGGTGAGccagggtcaaaggtcagcttCAGAACTGCTTGGCCGTAAGACAGTGTCTCCTCGTGACTTACGAGCTTTAGCCCCTGAGAGCCAAACCGCTGGGGTTGTGGGAAAAAGATAACAGGttagaaaaatgtcattataaaattcaaaaagaaaagccaCACCCTTATGAAAATATGACAAACCTAACTAAGACTGTGACTAAAAACAACATGACAAAAGATGAATAGAACCTTGAAAGTTATACAAATTAATATGGGCAGTTGGCAGCATACTAAtggataaaacaataataaaatgacaatttctaTAGAAAACGGTTGTCCTTATGAATTCAATTAGCCTGTAGATTGCTGCCACTTTGTGGTCGCCCTGCAGAAAAGAAATATAGTGGAATACACAAAGTGAGGTTTTGGCCATGAGTACATACAACCTTAATTGAGGAAGAGCAGGATGGCATTATGCTATCATCATCAGAATCGTCATCAGAATCTCCGAGTTCATCAGCCTCCTGCCACTCCACGTTTGGGCCGCGATGAAAACGGAGGCGAGTTCCTAGAATGACAgagattgagaaaaaaaaatcacacatacaTCAATAAATGATTAAACTGTTTAAAGAGAAATAGAACATGGCACAAACAGTCCATTGATAAACTAATGTGGCAGatgaaaatggataaataatGAGCAGAATACGAAACTTAAAGTGAATAAATTATTTTGCTGCGTAGGGTCATGTGATGCTTGCTACCTTGGCACTGTCACTATTTAAGAAAGATGTGTCTTTTTGTATTGTGGTGTATGGTGGGAGTGACAAATCACTAACCTTTCAGAAAGCAGTGCCAGGCTGTGGAGGGCCATGAATGGGACCATGCCATGTCTTCATCATCAGAAAAAGACGACGACATGGAAAAAACTCCAGACTCGGACTCACTGCAGGCCTGCAGCAAGGCAACAATGATAAAAGGCGTGAATGAAtccctttggcttttttttttttaaagaggagtTAGGTAAGTGTGAATTATCTGTTACCCTGACACGCCTACGTTCCCGGAGGTGTCCTCTTGAGGGGTTGGGTGCACTACTGGCCAGAGGAGGACGGGCGTAGGAATGTAAACTGTTGCTGTTGCCAAAGATGTGAACTGGAGAGGATCTGCAAATGGACAAAAGACCACAACAAAGGCATGAAGTCCAACTGATTATCCACTTCTGACTTCAAACATCATCGTGTATGTCTAATTATGTAAACTGGACACGTATATTCTGATGAGAgccaaaaaaagccaaacccTTTTGAGTAAATTTAATTACAGCGGGGTCTTTTGACACAAGGTGCTTGATTTATGAGTTTCATGAGAGACAATTTTATATCTCCATCGGTGTGTGTGCGTATGACTGTGCTAGTCACTCACACACTAATTTCTATTGGTTGCCATACGACAATTTCACCTTATGATCCTACCTCCCCGAATTGAATAATGTCATAAGCTTCATATAAACCGTGTTAACTAAAATTctgttttttgactaaaaactaaataaataaaaggaacaCAATGCAAACCTCTTATAAGGGGAATCTTTGAGCAGCGGGCTCTGAGGACTGGTGGCAATGTTTGCGAGCTCAGCGAGCCAGTTGGTGTTGGCGGAGCCGCTTGCCTCCTGGTGCGACACACCGGCACCCACCTGGAACAAGCCAGGGGACCGCTGATCCTCTTCCACTTCCTGCAGCTCTGGCATGTCATCTGTATGGacaacatatgtatatattttgcatttgagGTGGCCAAacccatatatttttttttttctcacgacTTGTCGCACGCACAAATCTGATTTTAAGTATCCGTTACCATAGTCCATGTTGCATCCAGGTGAGGGTGCCAGGTCTTCATTGCACTTAAGCGGATCGTACATCTCGTCCATTTTCTCAATGGTGTGTTGAATCCTCTTAAGTTGTGGACATTGGGGGTGCTCACTCAAAAACTCCTGTCATCAGCATCATCAGATTACCTggttttgggtggaaaaaaaaaatatatatatatatattatatatatatcagaGAAATCACTTGTGTCTTGACTTGAGTGTAATGCATTATCGAAAACATAAAACTTCATAATCGAACATTTAAGATTAGGACTTCATGGACCTTTTCTTTTCTGTGAGGCCCTTGTATTGAGCCCTTTGTGTAGGCGTACCTAATGTTATGGCCTATGGGTGGACGCTCTAGTCTATATGCAATAGTATGTCATGGAATGCAATGTAATAATCTAAACAATAGAACCACAAACGTAGCATTTGATTGAATTGGATGTCATTGTGTGATCGTCAATAAATGTGATGCAGAGGGGGGATTTCTTTGTCTCTTAGTCGCCACTGTGAAGCGATAGGGATGGCCACGTGACCGTGTGCATTGAAGGCCGTGTTTATAAACTTGTAAGGGTTCCGCGCATGCGTAACAGAGCTCATTCATTCCCAACTGCGCAGCCCTGTCGAAAAACAGCTGCCAAAGTGCCGTTTAAATAGTCGCCTATCGCGCTTTTAATAACGTATTGATTAATATAATCACTGATTTTTGTTGTCAAAAAGGTCATTTCAAAATCATGGTACAGAAGAAAAGTAGGGttgtctttcattttttctgcattttcgCTGTAAACAAAAGAATGTCAACAAGTTGAGGCATGACGCAACCTCTCTCAGTCccagtttttaatgaatgacatcGCGATGACCATGTATCCACATTTCAAGACGATCCAACACATTTGAATGACTGGAGTGGCCACATCTGGATCGCTGACAGAGACAAAAACAACACGAGCGATAGAGGGGGAGAGAAGAAAATCGACGGTCAACCTGCCGTTCGACGGTCAAAAACGGGTTGACAACCTTGCTAATCTATGACTATAGTGATAAAAATACACACTGTACGCTTTTCTTGCGAATAAAATCACTTTTAACCTTTATTTTTTCAAGGggcgagaaaaaaaagtatcaaaacGCTCACTTACCAGACCTGTCGCCATCAAGAAACTCTGGTATTCACTGGAGGGCTTGGGGAGGTTCTGAAACGAAGGCATTCGATTGGATAACTGCATGTTCCATGTCTTTAATACAGTGATTCTATTGGATGTTCATGTTCAGAAAAACATTAAGGGCAGGCTGTACTTTGTTGACCGTCGTCTGATTGGATGAAAGTCCACGCCTGGTACTGCCCACAAACAGCTGATTGGCAAAAACATGAACAATGCCTTTAactatatctatgtgtatatatatatatatatatacacagaaaaaatactatataatactatataatatacagaaaaaaataaaatatttgacaaaaatatacaattcaatttttggaaggtttattAGGATGTTGTCTCTAGAATgttattagttttattttgtattcatgcTCCAACAAGGGTAACAATTATGCtcattttagtacaattttgtgaatcaatatttcttaatatttttttgagagTAATTTTCTTAAATTTGGTCAACAAATGTCCTTGGGtggcaaatatacacaaataattACAAAAGTGGTTTTATTGACATGAAAAGTGAAACATACAGTCATCATTATTGGTTTGTGTCACaggtttatgtttaaaaaaacacgtatCTGAAAAAgtaatgggggggaaaaaggatTCTTTTCAAATTACTTAAATTGATATTGAGCTAACAATGTCCTGACGACTTAACTAAGTCAATCTAGATTCATTGGCTTGCCTGTTGAAAACTATCcctaaaaaacttttttgttgttggtcgAGGTAGACATAAGCATACTTGTCAAATATGcttcactgacacacacacacgcacacacaaaagagTATTACCTATATTTtactgaaaaacaacaaataaattcaTTATTACCATATGTGATCATATCCATAGTGGGGCAACTTTACTCACTATTCAATTGTACAACACTGAGTTGGTAggtccttaaaaaaaactatctaaTATCTGTaaggttttgtttgtttgcttaagCAAAAGAATGGTTGTAAGCAGAGGCAGGAGAAAGGGGGGGTGTATTACTTGGTGAGTGAGAAAGCCCCCTCTGTCCAACTTTTATATGATACTttaatcatgtttattttttgaatggtGATAAAAAGATTATATCATGGGGTTAATGAGTCACATAAGGCTAATCAGACTCAAAGATAAAGGACGCTTCTTTAAGCAATTAGTAGAAATACTGCCTTAGATCATACACAGCTAGTGAATATCAACATACTTTTTGGCAATAAAGTGTAACCAAAATGGATATCACTGTATCACCTTCATGCTCAGTAAAGGTTTCAGTCAAGAAAAACAGGACATACTGTAAATATAAGATGATGGTTgactgtatattaaaaaaacacaaatactctACACAAAATATAGGATTAAGACAATTACAGTAACAAAAATGGAGCATGGTAAATTCCATTTGCACTAAAACAAATGTTGCCCTTTACTTAGAATTGTCCTGTTTGTATTTTatgaatatatgtgtgtgtggcttAACTTTTTAACATAAAACCTTTAATGTGAGCTGTGTGGTAACCAGAAATGGAATGACTTACTAGCTGCATAAGATGTTTGCTGTATTTCTATACTAATTGAGAAATTGCTTTAAGTCTCTGTCATCTTTATAAGAGTTCAAAGACATACCTACGTAAAACAACCTATCATAATCACGTGTATTacttttcaatttctttttttcatgtggTAACTTTTTTATTGGAAGCCCCACCTGAGCTCTGTGTCCCCTGATTCCGCAAAATGCTTCACCATCTCAGGTAGTAGGCCAACAGGTACGCCCATTTAACAGGGAAGTACTCCAGGAAAAATGGCGAGATACCAGCAAGTCTACATTCTGTTTGAGCCCAAAAATTGCCAACTAGCGCTTTCTTTCTCTGCTCAAACAAATGGGACACAAAAACAGGTCAAGTTTACACATAAAGGGCGATTGAAcagaaaaggagcttggagcaACTCTGCTTTGGCATACGTTACTTTACTGCAAACACGAGAGTCTCACCTTGATCGTCTtgtaagaaatgtttttttcttaattttctttttctttttttagaggATACAAGGGGGATGCAGAAT
Proteins encoded in this window:
- the LOC144215873 gene encoding HMG box-containing protein 1-like translates to MDEMYDPLKCNEDLAPSPGCNMDYDDMPELQEVEEDQRSPGLFQVGAGVSHQEASGSANTNWLAELANIATSPQSPLLKDSPYKRSSPVHIFGNSNSLHSYARPPLASSAPNPSRGHLRERRRVRACSESESGVFSMSSSFSDDEDMAWSHSWPSTAWHCFLKGTRLRFHRGPNVEWQEADELGDSDDDSDDDSIMPSCSSSIKRFGSQGLKLVSHEETLSYGQAVLKLTFDPGSPDNGLLTAECRLDHPFFVQSKGWASFYPSLTVVHHGIPCYEMQLGDTCLPPNHPDAIKCDDSVVFDTFRSYDFTPLDSSAVYVLSSMARQRRTSLSSCGGASPDRDKLWHSGSLQSAGGKSSRSQSSGGNGGATPTKCKRPMNAFMLFAKKYRVEYTQMYPGKDNRAISVILGDKWKKMKSEERRLYTTEAKALAEEQKRLNPDCWKRKRTNSGSQQS